A section of the Cucurbita pepo subsp. pepo cultivar mu-cu-16 unplaced genomic scaffold, ASM280686v2 Cp4.1_scaffold000318, whole genome shotgun sequence genome encodes:
- the LOC111784988 gene encoding uncharacterized protein LOC111784988, producing MENGDKLVLEGTEMGSREGTISIPLEKDERTAGITEEIEHSNQWKRPNLILEIPSRTPESSPRDYQAIKMPQTPKKVNFVLTPSPSDARINGSGSPGPSSSRGKSSIRSLFPKLSFIHRSSSDIEKVANVVLEGSSNGAQEKPSIARSLSLTKIFTPRIKRTSSLPVTTIIHSNPESTHGGSRGGATNLMGKGAQRQISRSLSVPLNDKESSLRRMDSFFRVIPSTPLVKGGSGKLDVTIEEAEEDNAGEDIPEEEAVCRICLVELCEGGETLKMECSCKGELALAHEDCAIKWFSIKGNKTCDICKEEVRNLPVTLLRIQSIRARSTGAIRALQEDVNGYRVWQEVPVLVIVSMLAYFCFLEQLLVGRMGSGAIAISLPFSCVLGLLSSMTSSTMVKRRFVWVYASFQFALVVLFAHIFYTVVGIQAVLSILLATFTGFGVVMSGTSILVEFIRWRRRWQASLEQHQTQMITRPSHFA from the exons ATGGAAAACGGGGATAAGCTTGTTCTTGAAGGAACCGAGATGGGTTCACGTGAGGGAACCATTTCAATTCCTCTCGAAAAG GATGAGCGCACAGCTGGGATAACTGAGGAAATTGAGCATTCTAATCAATGGAAGAGACCGAATCTTATACTCGAGATACCGTCTCGAACACCCGAATCGTCGCCTCGAGATTATCAGGCTATAAAGATGCCTCAAACTCCTAAGAAAGTGAATTTTGTATTGACACCAAGCCCCTCAGATGCAAGAATTAATGGATCTGGATCACCTGGTCCATCTTCATCTAGAGGCAAATCATCTATAAGAAGTCTTTTTCCCAAGTTAAGCTTCATCCATAGAAGTTCTTCAGATATTGAGAAGGTTGCCAATGTTGTTCTTGAAGGTTCATCCAATGGGGCTCAAGAGAAGCCTTCAATAGCTAGGTCCTTGTCTCTTACTAAGATATTTACCCCTAGGATAAAGAGGACTTCATCTCTACCTGTTACTACGATCATTCACTCGAACCCCGAATCGACACATGGAGGAAGTAGAGGAGGAGCTACCAACCTTATG GGGAAAGGAGCGCAACGACAAATTTCTCGATCTCTTTCGGTCCCGTTGAATGATAAAGAGTCGAGCTTGAGGAGGATGGACTCGTTTTTTCGTGTTATTCCTTCGACTCCGCTTGTGAAGGGAGGAAGTGGAAAGCTAGATGTAACCATAGAGGAAGCTG AAGAAGATAATGCTGGTGAAGATATACCTGAAGAAGAAGCTGTTTGCAGAATCTGTTTGGTCGAGTTGTGCGAGGGCGGCGAGACGCTAAAGATGGAATGCAGCTGCAAAGGTGAACTGGCTTTGGCACATGAGGACTGTGCCATCAAATGGTTTAGTATCAAGGGCAATAAGACATGTGATATCTGCAAGGAAGAGGTCCGAAACTTACCCGTTACTCTGTTACGGATTCAAAGTATTCGAGCTCGAAGCACCGGAGCAATCCGAGCTCTGCAGGAAGATGTCAATGGCTACAG GGTCTGGCAGGAAGTTCCCGTGCTCGTCATCGTGAGCATGCTTGCCTATTTCTGTTTTCTCGAGCAACTTCTG GTCGGTAGAATGGGGAGTGGTGCAATCGCGATATCCCTGCCTTTTTCTTGTGTACTTGGACTGCTTTCATCCATGACCTCATCAACTATGG TTAAGAGAAGATTCGTCTGGGTGTACGCCTCGTTTCAATTTGCTCTTGTCGTTCTCTTCGCACATATCTTTTACACCGTG GTGGGAATACAAGCAGTTCTATCTATTCTTCTTGCAACATTTACCGGGTTCGGTGTCGTGATGAGCGGTACTTCGATCCTAGTTGAGTTTATcagatggagaagaagatggcaAGCTTCATTGGAGCAACATCAAACGCAGATGATCACACGACCGAGTCATTTCGCTTGA
- the LOC111784989 gene encoding histone H4, which yields MSGRGKGGKGLGKGGAKRHRKVLRDNIQGITKPAIRRLARRGGVKRISGLIYEETRGVLKIFLENVIRDAVTYTEHARRKTVTAMDVVYALKRQGRTLYGFGG from the coding sequence ATGTCCGGCAGAGGCAAGGGAGGAAAGGGCCTTGGAAAAGGAGGAGCGAAGAGGCACCGGAAGGTTCTGAGAGATAACATTCAAGGAATCACGAAGCCGGCAATTCGGCGTCTGGCCAGGCGAGGCGGCGTAAAGCGTATCAGCGGCCTGATCTACGAGGAGACTCGCGGCGTTCTCAAGATCTTCCTCGAGAATGTCATTCGTGATGCCGTCACCTACACCGAGCACGCTCGCCGGAAGACCGTCACCGCCATGGATGTTGTGTATGCTCTCAAGAGGCAAGGTCGCACTCTTTACGGCTTTGGAGGTTAG